Below is a window of Zerene cesonia ecotype Mississippi chromosome 18, Zerene_cesonia_1.1, whole genome shotgun sequence DNA.
aaaaaaaaatttgctaTACAGTAATTTACgcaattgttttgaaattggcTATTATTggtgttatatttgtattgcaCAGTTTTCTCATTGTAGGTAAATACTTTCATGCATTGCCTGAAAAGTGAAAACTATTACTTACATttcaacataaattatataacatctgTTAGGCTAGTTAATGGTCcattaagtaatttaatagcagCATGGAATCTTTAATTACGGCAACAAATAAGCTCATGGAACATATTTTTtcctatataaaacaaaatcttttttatgGCAGTATTACATCAACAGTATTTATGGGAACCTATCtatttctacataatatgagTTCATAGACACCATTTGAACAAAGAATTCCAAAAAGTAAGCACATTTGGAACTTGACtcattaatcaattatatcaCCATATGACAACATATCATATGACatgttatcttttattttaaattatttatttgcataaacatatatatacaattagtAATAACAATTGCAACTAAAATGCAGTTTGGAAATTAAAACGCTTGCAGTACACATAANNNNNNNNNNNNNNNNNNNNNNNNNNNNNNNNNNNNNNNNNNNNNNNNNNNNNNNNNNNNNNNNNNNNNNNNNNNNNNNNNNNNNNNNNNNNNNNNNNNNNNNNNNNNNNNNNNNNNNNNNNNNNNNNNNNNNNNNNNNNNNNNNNNNNNNNNNNNNNNNNNNNNNNNNNNNNNNNNNNNNNNNNNNNNNNNNNNNNNNNNNNNNNNNNNNNNNNNNNNNNNNNNNNNNNNNNNNNNNNNNNNNNNNNNNNNNNNNNNNNNNNNNNNNNNNNNNNNNNNNNNNNNNNNNNNNNNNNNNNNNNNNNNNNNNNNNNNNNNNNNNNNNNNNNNNNNNNNNNNNNNNNNNNNNNNNNNNNNNNNNNNNNNNNNNNNNNNNNNNNNNNNNNNNNNNNNNNNNNNNNNNNNNNNNNNNNNNNNNNNNNNNNNNNNNNNNNNNNNNNNNNNNNNNNNNNNNNNNNNNNNNNNNNNNNNNNNNNNNNNNNNNNNNNNNNNNNNNNNNNNNNNNNNNNNNNNNNNNNNNNNNNNNNNNNNNNNNNNNNNNNNNNNNNNNNNNNNNNNNNNNNNNNNNNNNNNNNNNNNNNNNNNNNNNNNNNNNNNNNNNNNNNNNNNNNNNNNNNNNNNNNNNNNNNNNNNNNNNNNNNNNNNNNNNNNNNNNNNNNNNNNNNNNNNNNNNNNNNNNNNNNNNNNNNNNNNNNNNNNNNNNNNNNNNNNNNNNNNNNNNNNNNNNNNNNNNNNNNNNNNNNNNNNNNNNNNNNNNNNNNNNNNNNNNNNNNNNNNNNNNNNNNNNNNNNNNNNNNNNNNNNNNNNNNNNNNNNNNNNNNNNNNNNNNNNNNNNNNNNNNNNNNNNNNNNNNNNNNNNNNNNNNNNNNNNNNNNNNNNNNNNNNNNNNNNNNNNNNNNNNNNNNNNNNNNNNNNNNNNNNNNNNNNNNNNNNNNNNNNNNNNNNNNNNNNNNNNNNNNNNNNNNNNNNNNNNNNNNNNNNNNNNNNNNNNNNNNNNNNNCTCTTAAATACTATGCATCATCTAATATCCAAAATTAAATCATCgacataaacaattttgctttcaataaatttgaatttgtgcCAGTGAATTTTTGTAGATCATGGAACAATAAATATGCAGCAATCACAGGAGCAAATATGAATATGGTCTATGtgtcttaattaaaaaaaccttttgaTTGTTTCCATTACttgcaatttgttttataagctAATTTCAGATTTTATCAGAACCATGGATGGAAAAGCTATGTTTGAAGTAATGCATAGCATTTAAGGATGGACTATTTACACAAAAGAAATAACTATTTGAATACACTAACTCATATCTCTTAGTAATTATGCTTACGGCTAATGGTCAATGGTTTGtgcagataaaaatatttgaaatatcacattaattttcaattcggCAGTACATCTAAATCACATTTACGAGAACACATCAATGGGGCGCGGCGAGACTGTAATATGTGTGGGGCTGGCCAGCGGATCCGCATGAGATTCGTTGCGTTTAGCCTCTATCGTTGCTTGTTTCACAGCCTCTTTGTACGGCCCCCTCTTTTTCTTGTTGAAGCGTAACTGAAAACCGtagttatatagataaatactaAAGCTATTAAGAACATATGGAAGTCATATAGAGTATATAAAGAGTAATCTCATCACTATCcctagtttatattattaataacagttACAGGTAACTATTAATGCATAACTGTCATGTTATTGTGTCTATTCTAGGGAATGGTTTTTGATGAACTTCAATATACATTATGAGGTAAGTGGGACAAAGACAATGTGACTTCTGTCACCAAAACAAAACTCCCAGTTATGAAGACGGAAAATTCAGATGGACAGAAAGCAAAGCTGTAagaatataaacttattttttattagtttcgtCTGCCTATCATGTTTACTATGTGTTATTCAAGTACATATGCTACATCACTGACAATTATCATCATGTCAGTGGTTTTGTTTCAGAGTAACAAAAACAGTTGTTATTGTGTTCACCCAAATTCTCGGAAAatccaataataattaaacatgcTTCACTATCAAATTTAGCATTGAAATATCAAtgcaaaattgttaaaaaggctattgtattatattacaattttgtaaataatttacttatatagcAAATTTTAGATGGTAGAAGACATATGAATTgctataatgtattaaatatgacTAATTACAAAAGCTTATAgccaaaatataatgaaaatagatTCAAGCAAACAATATACCTTATAGTCTTCTAAGAATGGACATAAACTATCACATGGCATGAGAGATGATGTTGTAGAAGCAAACCATGCAACGTGAGCCCGAGATGTAGGTGTAACACTTAAAACCCGGCCTGGCCACCAGGGGAATCCGACAATCTTTCCCCAAACAATATCACCAGGTGAGACTCTAAGCAACTGCCCACCAATACCTTCCGAATCAGCGGGGAAGTCAGGAACTGTCTCACTCTCACAGTCATCAGACATATCTTCACGGCATTCATAAGAATTACTGCTCAGTCGTCGTAAACTTATCgagagtttttgttttaaacaactgtcttttatattgttaaaataatcgtTTGAGTCACCATCACTTTTACTAGAGTTTTCATCACGCTTTCTAGGAACTCTGTgcttctttttgtgtttgacttTATGTTTGTGTTTCTTTTCTAGAGGGTCAGATGGAGGGCTATTAGCGACATTGTTTCTTGGTGAGAGAGCACCTATGTGTTTAGGCGAATGGTCACTCCATGTCTCAGGTTTTTCAGCAGTTTTCTTAGCTTGTTTTTTAGCTTTTTTGAGGGCTTTTTTAACCGCTTTCGAATCTGGTTTTGAAGGCTTTAACATATCACACGACACACCGGAATCCTCATTAAAGTCACCATTTAGGGGTGGTATTTTAACAACGGTCCCTTCACCCTCGCcgaaacaaattttaagaGTCCTTGCACTAGAGAAAAGATTACTAAATGCTGCATCACTCTCTTTGTTATCATCAATATCACATGTATTATCACCATTATCAGAGACACTGACGAAGGCGAGCTCCTGAGTCACTTTTTCACTATCTTCACAATTTTCActttttgcaattttaattttatcactaCCTTTCTGATAAGTTTTTGTAGACTTCATAGCACTAGTTATTTCGCTAGGTTGCAGTCTAGATAGCTTGGGGATCAACATGCCCttcatcatatattttttttctacttttgATGACTCAGACCCCTGCTTAGACGTTTCATCGTCGGAATCTAATTTGCGTTTTTTGGACACGTCCACgttttcattgttttcattGCAGATGCCTTGGCAATTAGAACACAGCACTTTTCGCGGTCGCAGCCGCACTGTCATCTTTTGGCGTGGTTGTGGTTTGGTCTTGGGTCCTTGCTTTTTGGATTTTTGGTCCTCATTCGCATATTGAGGTTCTTGGTATGTAAATCTTTGACTGACGGAATGTAATTTCTCGTCCTTAACAGCATTGTTTTCTGTTGATTTTGTGAAAGCTGGATGAAGGCTATACACACCAAATGGTAAATTGCTGCaaggaattaaatatttaaatatacaacaagAAAATTATACTACAATCGATAAACTTACACTTGAGAAAATACACTTATACATACCCCTTATTAGAATCTAAAAGTACACCTTGGAATTTTTTAGTCTCAGTTGAATAAGAAACAACAAGTAAATCTTCTAACGCTTCTTCAACATTTACTAAAATTTGTGAAttcttttgaatcgtcatatcgGCTGTTGCTAGAACAGCcgccatattattttaatgttacagtcaatatttattatgaatctGTTTGCATAGATTTCTACTTTATCTGTAGACAATTGTTTCATTCCATTTTTCATTATCCTAAGGgctatcatattattatcaaacaatgaataaaccaagaatcaatattataccattaattattatttatatacacaaaaatcaacattttacatcataattttattgatattacacatattatatctattcattatattaattctgaTGATAAAAATTCAGGATAATCGAGGAAGACGCAACTATTTTACGGTAAAGTTTAACCTCAGAAGTTAATTGTGACCCACTCTCCGGTGTCCACCTATATCTTAGGTACCGttgatcaatataaataataattaacataaataaaatacaaaacacagGCGTCAACTGAAACGTATAGTGCTGTCAATGTCTTAGCAATAATTGCTATATTGCTGAAAGTTAATTCACAAATCGCAAATCGCAATAGCCGATTACCTGTCGCCGCATTTGGCAGTCGGCAATCGgcttaaagtattattaaatttaaattaagaacaatatatacgtaaatttaattcaacttTGTGCTTCTTGCcgaattaaacaatatttaataaatatagtgagtactttatactttaaaaaataattttcgaatGAAACATTCAGAATGCtgcttatataattttcaagctGGTTTCGTTCAAGTTTTGcggtattaatttaaatggatgttaaaacaaattcaagGTCGTGCATTTAAGTATTAGCACgagacaaatataataatagatactGCGgtgttgttaaaaaatattttttcaatgtcaTAACTAATTTTACGCTTATTTCGCAGTTATCATAACGTACTATGACTTTTAATTACCACAGTGTCATTTATGTGCCTTTTAAATTACCGGCTGCAATATAATCCTTTAGGAGATTATTTATAGGTAACTGTAATATCTGACTAATTTGGTGACTAGCTCAACAGTGgataattgcttttttaaaataataccaatCTCGTGTAATTGTTCTTAAAACTGTGCAATATATATGATGGTAAAGTGATAAAAGATAATTGGTTCTGTAGAGTTGAGACTTGAGATTGAGAATTATACCATTCTATTTTAGTGTACTTaataatcacattttattgtatggattctattttaattcttttttttatgcacATTctcattagttttattttactgtaacTTGAGACTTCATGTCTAGGATACTATACTTCCTCCTTCttccaatttaatttacagttCTAACcagaatgtttaatattaaaatcatttttaaatttttcacctgaatattattaaacaaaaataaacatataaaaataatagaaagaaataatagatAGAATTGCAAAACTGgtcatttaattgaatataatgaattgtcaacatattttttccataaaatggattaatatttctcaatgctagatataaaatgaaactttttatttgaagatttCTCTGatatacaatagtttcatcaattatgtaatttccttattatgtaatttgtaacAGTAATAAAATCAAGTTGCTTTTCCATattcagataaaaatataagaacaaaaaaacataagagTACTAAgtatatgtgtattatatatttgtgaaaataaatattaacatctaAGTTTGACAATATAAATCTGGTTGGCTGGGCTGGCTTTGGGAGAAAGAAGCTTTTATTTTGCaatcatcattatttaatttagtgcTATCATGCATTGCAATACTTGAATCTTAACATGACTAATCTATTAATGCAAGGTAACAGACTAATGTACCAATTGGTCTGAATTTGGCATTGTATGCAAGTTATgtactatgaaataaaattaattttcatgacGTAAACTTTCATTACCTATTAGgagtatttctatatttataggtCTTTTATTTTAGCTAATTCTCACAATACTCTATTTTGGGCCCACTTATTTCTACATACAAACTCAATCAATGAGATGTGATTTGTACTTCTAAGGCTGAACTACATGTAACATCTAAATCTTATCCATTCTGTCTGAAATTTCCTGAATTACAAGGTGCtcttgtacaaaaatattatatactataggGAGATCtatatttcaacaaattttatagttgaacactgtaaaatatttattgaattccaCTCCACCTCTTTATTCAATCTTAAAATATgggaatttatattataggcatatattatataatcaaaaaattCCTATAGGCTAAGGTAACTTAATTTGCTTACATTTCAGACAATGTCTACAGAAAAGAGGATTGACATCACCCAACCTTTATGGGACCAAAGCACATTTGTGGGCAGATTTCGTCACTTTGCCTTCATCTCGAATCCTCTGCTCTCATTAGTTCCGGAGAAGGAATTGTACCAGGCTAAAGAGctctatgttaattataagtaaGTTATGATAGAAACTAGAAGATCCAGTATAAATAGTTTGAAGATTAACTGTTCctataaaagtttattcaagaatttatattgattcttcttcatcttaataaaatacacaagaCTTCATGATGTACCTAATATCAAAAAGAGggaacaataatttaataatcttttccctatatttattcaatttgaaccaatttaacaaataggagatGGTAATAAATTCGATAGTCCCATTGAAATTAgttctagttctgacaatttgaagatggtttagttttttgctATTGTAATTGtccaaaaattaatattaaaagattgttttgtaatttaaaaatctctttCAAATCTCTTTAATACacgacaataaaaatatagcagTGTACTTATTGAGTATAATTGCAGGAAAGTTCTACAGTTGTGATATGATTGATTGgtcattaatattcatattctcAATAAATTACTCAGGTCAGAGTTCAGAGCTCATCAAGAAATATTAACTACAtagccatttttttattatcaatgacAGAAACGTCAGTATGTGTACCATACACATTGAAAATGcgattaaattacatatagatACAATATGAGACCTGAGAAAGTGCAGGATGGTTTATAGCTCTGAAATCACACAAGAATGGAAACTATGTAGGgaaaactttacaaaatttgttttgaatatagatagatagaagagtcatgaaattgaaatcataaaataatcgataaataagaactaaataataaatttttggtaaatattattatttaaatgaaaatgatatgCCTCAAACAAAAAGTACCCTTAGAACTTTCGGTGCTACCCTCAATGCAAGCTGCGATCAGCACTGATTACTAGTTTctgcatataataaattgtccCTGTAAGATTTGTTTTCGTTTTTgacataattatgtaatgaaatCTTTCAGGGAAGGAAAAGAACCCTCCGGAACAACAATAGACCAAGTAGTGAGAGCAAAACAGTTGTACGAATCAGCATTTCATCCAGACAGCGGTGAACTGCAGAATGTGTTTGGTAGGATGTCATTCCAGATGCCTGGAGGGTGCCTTGTTACGGGCGCTATGTTGCAGTGGTACAGGTATTAGATCAAATATAAGATATCTATCTTAAGGGCGTAGTCTGAATTAAGTTTAATAACCTTTATATcccataaataaagtaaactcctgcaagtaatttataagtaatataaaaaaaaaaaaatgagataGGCCGCATGTTTATTGCCTTTTATATGCTCAAcagttgtttaataaataaaacgcttTTTCAATCTGTTTCTGTTCCGCTTCTATCTAAAGttcattaaaactaatataattttttattatgtactgatacttacaagtaaatatattttttctgtcCATAGCATAAAGCTTAGTTGAtatgctataaatattaaataagttctAAATAGTTCTTTTCATCCTACAtaggttaaaaaataattaaaaataatttcagaacAGCCACAGCTGTAGTATTCTGGCAGTGGGTTAACCAATCGTTCAACGCTCTGGTTAATTACACGAACCGAAACGCGAATTCGCCGCTAACGACGAAGCAAATGGGCGTGGCCTATGTGTCTGCGACCTCCGCCGCTATGGCGACCGCTTTGACCTTCAAATTCGTCATACAGAAGCGCGCTACGAACCCCATTTTGGCggtaagttaaaaaaaaaagagttagTAAcggataataaatttgaaaaagaatGGTACTatcacatagtataaaacacaaGTTCTCTtaagtatgcttaaatctgttttaatagatctttttttataagagtGATTTATGAGTTTAAgaagctttatatatatataataacgtctattaaactactccgaatataACGGGTACAATGCTataggcaaaagctagtaaatattaactttCGGTCGGTATAAGAACTGTaagttttttatgaaataattataaaattcactCACTCTTATAAatgaagtattatttaatactcgCTTTCCAGCATGTAACCTATTTAAATTCACTATTTcacttgttaaatttttatatttttttttaatgaaaagtaGTTCTCCAACTCAGTTCTTCAGGTAGATTTATGATCTCAATATTTCTAAGTTTTTGTGAGTTTGTTACGTTGTATGGGCGATCTTTGGATCTACTGAATTGATTTTAACTATTCTTTCATCTATAGAAAGTCACATCTGTGTcataggtttttattttatttttactacaaCAAGTTGGGCTGAGCCAGGACGAGGGGATATATTATTACgatactagcatacccggccacgcgttgctgtggctgagtgataattaaaaatattaagattataaattattgagataattaataaaaataaaaactaccctTATAATACTTAAggtggaccaaattacacataaaatgccaaatttcatcaaaatcggttgagtttgtgaagagttcattgggaacatacatcatgacactagatttttatatattaagatagatTTAAAGATTGTGAATTTGTTCGTATGAAGTAACCTCTATTTTCGGTAATAACAACAATGACTATGAAATAATGCAATGATAAGATTTTTACTGGCGATAACTTTTCGCTTATTTCAGGTGCAATCTatccatatataaaattgtacttaTTTTCGTCCCAATTTGATTTCTGTGTGAGATATGAttgtatagattattattttaataataaaaaataaatttattattcatacccataaaacaaataaagagaggtaaaaatcattattttgtacTGCTACTACTAAACGAACGACCAACCGACCGAATAATTGAACGATCGAATGAAAAGACaggcaaacaaacaatcaaacaaaccaTTGTTACTGATATAAAGAAgcaagaatttaaaatacaagtttATCCGAATTTCAGAGGTTCGTTCCATTTGTGGCGGTTGCGGCGGCCAATTGGGTAAATATCCCATTGATGAGGcagaatgaaatattattaggtATGTGCTGTAGCGAAATCAAaaactttaatgtttttttttgctataaattTGGTaggatagaaaaaaaaacacagttaCCTCTAAAAtctactttaaatattatattaaattttattaaaaacccaTGCTGTATATGGACAATCTttctaatgtttttttgtcaaattattctccaagtaacataataatttattactgatCGCTTCGCTTATTCTTGTTTCTGAACGATGATATGCtcgcatgtgtgcgtgcggcccTTTGTACTGACAGAGCCGATACCGTTGATTCGTTAATTGCAtacatgtgtgcgtgcgtcattCTAGCTGATATAGTCCCCTTAGGTAGTCTAACTATTTAGTAAGTATAACTATAAttactttgtttaaaaaagttaGCTCCGTCAGCCAGTCAGTTTCATGAGGTTAGGCG
It encodes the following:
- the LOC119834060 gene encoding PWWP domain-containing protein 2A-like isoform X1, whose translation is MAAVLATADMTIQKNSQILVNVEEALEDLLVVSYSTETKKFQGVLLDSNKGNLPFGVYSLHPAFTKSTENNAVKDEKLHSVSQRFTYQEPQYANEDQKSKKQGPKTKPQPRQKMTVRLRPRKVLCSNCQGICNENNENVDVSKKRKLDSDDETSKQGSESSKVEKKYMMKGMLIPKLSRLQPSEITSAMKSTKTYQKGSDKIKIAKSENCEDSEKVTQELAFVSVSDNGDNTCDIDDNKESDAAFSNLFSSARTLKICFGEGEGTVVKIPPLNGDFNEDSGVSCDMLKPSKPDSKAVKKALKKAKKQAKKTAEKPETWSDHSPKHIGALSPRNNVANSPPSDPLEKKHKHKVKHKKKHRVPRKRDENSSKSDGDSNDYFNNIKDSCLKQKLSISLRRLSSNSYECREDMSDDCESETVPDFPADSEGIGGQLLRVSPGDIVWGKIVGFPWWPGRVLSVTPTSRAHVAWFASTTSSLMPCDSLCPFLEDYKLRFNKKKRGPYKEAVKQATIEAKRNESHADPLASPTHITVSPRPIDVFS
- the LOC119834013 gene encoding sideroflexin-2; the protein is MSTEKRIDITQPLWDQSTFVGRFRHFAFISNPLLSLVPEKELYQAKELYVNYKEGKEPSGTTIDQVVRAKQLYESAFHPDSGELQNVFGRMSFQMPGGCLVTGAMLQWYRTATAVVFWQWVNQSFNALVNYTNRNANSPLTTKQMGVAYVSATSAAMATALTFKFVIQKRATNPILARFVPFVAVAAANWVNIPLMRQNEILLGLDVTDENGKIIGKSQLAPVKGISQVVTSRIVMCAPGMLLLPVIMERLEPKAWMQRIRWAHIGIQTGIVGLFLTFMVPTACAIFPQRCKLSIDTIKRFEQDRYEEILKNTDGKPPKYVYFNKGL
- the LOC119834060 gene encoding uncharacterized protein LOC119834060 isoform X2: MAAVLATADMTIQKNSQILVNVEEALEDLLVVSYSTETKKFQGVLLDSNKGNLPFGVYSLHPAFTKSTENNAVKDEKLHSVSQRFTYQEPQYANEDQKSKKQGPKTKPQPRQKMTVRLRPRKVLCSNCQGICNENNENVDVSKKRKLDSDDETSKQGSESSKVEKKYMMKGMLIPKLSRLQPSEITSAMKSTKTYQKGSDKIKIAKSENCEDSEKVTQELAFVSVSDNGDNTCDIDDNKESDAAFSNLFSSARTLKICFGEGEGTVVKIPPLNGDFNEDSGVSCDMLKPSKPDSKAVKKALKKAKKQAKKTAEKPETWSDHSPKHIGALSPRNNVANSPPSDPLEKKHKHKVKHKKKHRVPRKRDENSSKSDGDSNDYFNNIKDSCLKQKLSISLRRLSSNSYECREDMSDDCESETVPDFPADSEVTLQQEKEGAVQRGCETSNDRG